Proteins encoded in a region of the Phoenix dactylifera cultivar Barhee BC4 chromosome 3, palm_55x_up_171113_PBpolish2nd_filt_p, whole genome shotgun sequence genome:
- the LOC103721156 gene encoding RING-H2 finger protein ATL74-like isoform X2, translated as MRQLLGAALEAPPPANGSKPRGSAYGGGGSASFDTNMVIILAALLCALICALGLNSIVRCALRCGRRLAFETPEEAAARLAATGLKKRALRRIPVAVYGPGTNIPATDCPICLGEFADGEKVRVLPRCHHGFHVSCIDTWLASHSSCPTCRHSLLDCGGGDGADVGDRSARQDNGVAVVVD; from the coding sequence ATGCGTCAGCTCCTCGGCGCAGCCCTGGAGGCGCCGCCACCGGCAAATGGGAGCAAACCACGGGGCAGCGCGTACGGCGGAGGCGGCAGCGCCAGCTTCGACACCAACATGGTCATCATCCTCGCTGCGCTGCTCTGTGCATTAATATGCGCTCTGGGCCTGAATTCCATCGTGCGGTGCGCTCTCCGATGCGGCCGCCGGCTCGCCTTCGAGACCCCTGAGGAGGCTGCTGCTAGGCTCGCCGCCACCGGGCTCAAGAAGCGGGCACTGCGACGCATCCCGGTTGCAGTCTACGGCCCGGGGACCAACATACCTGCCACGGACTGCCCAATATGCCTCGGGGAGTTCGCCGACGGCGAGAAGGTCCGGGTGCTGCCCAGGTGCCACCATGGTTTCCATGTCTCTTGCATCGACACATGGCTTGCGTCGCACTCGTCGTGCCCGACCTGCCGGCACTCGCTGCTCGACTGCGGTGGCGGGGACGGCGCCGATGTCGGAGATAGGTCGGCAAGGCAGGATAACGGCGTGGCGGTGGTGGTGGATTAG
- the LOC103721156 gene encoding RING-H2 finger protein ATL74-like isoform X1 — MGGEDKSLILGWFTHCRDLGSPGTANSCKKNNQSYITDSMRQLLGAALEAPPPANGSKPRGSAYGGGGSASFDTNMVIILAALLCALICALGLNSIVRCALRCGRRLAFETPEEAAARLAATGLKKRALRRIPVAVYGPGTNIPATDCPICLGEFADGEKVRVLPRCHHGFHVSCIDTWLASHSSCPTCRHSLLDCGGGDGADVGDRSARQDNGVAVVVD; from the exons ATGGGTGGAGAAGATAAATCTCTCATCCTCGGTTGGTTCACACACTGCCGAGATCTCGGCTCACCGGGGACGGCAAACTCCTGCAAGAAAAATAATCAGAG TTATATAACAGACTCCATGCGTCAGCTCCTCGGCGCAGCCCTGGAGGCGCCGCCACCGGCAAATGGGAGCAAACCACGGGGCAGCGCGTACGGCGGAGGCGGCAGCGCCAGCTTCGACACCAACATGGTCATCATCCTCGCTGCGCTGCTCTGTGCATTAATATGCGCTCTGGGCCTGAATTCCATCGTGCGGTGCGCTCTCCGATGCGGCCGCCGGCTCGCCTTCGAGACCCCTGAGGAGGCTGCTGCTAGGCTCGCCGCCACCGGGCTCAAGAAGCGGGCACTGCGACGCATCCCGGTTGCAGTCTACGGCCCGGGGACCAACATACCTGCCACGGACTGCCCAATATGCCTCGGGGAGTTCGCCGACGGCGAGAAGGTCCGGGTGCTGCCCAGGTGCCACCATGGTTTCCATGTCTCTTGCATCGACACATGGCTTGCGTCGCACTCGTCGTGCCCGACCTGCCGGCACTCGCTGCTCGACTGCGGTGGCGGGGACGGCGCCGATGTCGGAGATAGGTCGGCAAGGCAGGATAACGGCGTGGCGGTGGTGGTGGATTAG